The following coding sequences are from one Lolium rigidum isolate FL_2022 chromosome 6, APGP_CSIRO_Lrig_0.1, whole genome shotgun sequence window:
- the LOC124659766 gene encoding late embryogenesis abundant protein Lea14-A-like, with protein sequence MGTGEEEETQKSGDATTADEGGQDQEAREEEEGGLMAGLVGKAREFVSEKIAQIPKPEAALERVSFKSISSEGVTLHSHVDVSNPYSYRIPICELTYTFKSDGKVIASGTMPDPGWIGASGLTKLELPVNVPYDFVMSLMKDLSGDWDIDYVLDVGITIDLPVLGTFTIPLTTQGEMKLPTFRDLF encoded by the exons ATGGGcaccggagaggaggaagagACGCAGAAATCCGGGGACGCGACGACGGCGGACGAAGGCGGACAGGATCAGGAGgcgcgggaggaagaagaaggagggttGATGGCGGGCCTGGTGGGCAAGGCCAGGGAGTTCGTGTCGGAGAAGATCGCGCAGATCCCCAAGCCGGAGGCGGCGCTGGAGCGCGTCTCCTTCAAGAGCATCAGCAGCGAGGGCGTCACCCTCCACAGCCACGTCGACGTCAGCAACCCCTACTCCTACCGCATCCCCATCTGCGAGCTCACCTACACCTTCAAGAGCGACGGCAA GGTGATAGCATCAGGCACGATGCCTGACCCCGGGTGGATCGGCGCCAGCGGGCTGACCAAGCTGGAGCTGCCGGTGAACGTGCCCTACGACTTCGTCATGTCGCTGATGAAGGATCTGAGCGGGGACTGGGACATCGACTACGTGCTGGACGTCGGGATCACCATCGACCTCCCCGTACTCGGCACCTTCACCATCCCGCTCACCACCCAAGGGGAGATGAAGCTCCCCACATTCCGGGACTTGTTCTGA